One region of Bacillus pumilus genomic DNA includes:
- the opuFB gene encoding osmoprotectant update ABC transporter permease/substrate-binding subunit OpuFB (The ABC transporter OpuF is widely distributed in Bacillus species other than B. subtilis. OpuFA is the ATP-binding subunit, while OpuFB is a fusion of permease and substrate-binding subunits.) gives MNDWISVLLDRKEQLGHALLEHIQISFIALFLAILIAIPLGIYLTRVPKLAEWVIGVTAVLQTIPSLALLGLLIPLVGIGQVPAIIALVVYALLPILRNTYTGIQEVDPSLREAALAMGMNHRKRLLKVELPLAMPVIMAGIRTGMVLIVGTATLAALIGAGGLGSLILLGIDRNDMSLIVIGAIPAALLALLFDVVLRTFEKISFKKTVISVTIFAVIAGAIVAGPLLFQQEKKEITIGGKLGSEPEILISMYKLLIEQDTDIQVNLKPGLGKTSFVFQALRSGDIDIYPEFTGTAISEFLKQTAKSTDKEKVYEQARRGLESSFQLRLLEPMAYNNTYALAVPQSLADQYDVSNISDLAKIKNRIKAGFTLEFSDRQDGYRGIQKTYQFSFDDVVTMEPKLRYRAIQKGDINLVDAYSTDSELRQYKLKVLDDDQHVFPPYQGAPLLRQETLTEYPEIEASLNKLGGQITDDEMREMNYGVNVKGKDAFQVAKAYLKKKKLLR, from the coding sequence ATGAATGATTGGATCAGTGTGTTATTGGATCGAAAAGAACAATTGGGACACGCCTTGCTTGAGCATATTCAAATTTCGTTTATTGCTTTATTTTTAGCCATTTTGATTGCCATTCCCTTAGGTATCTATTTAACGAGGGTGCCAAAGCTTGCAGAATGGGTGATTGGGGTGACGGCGGTCTTGCAAACAATCCCGTCGCTTGCGCTGCTTGGCCTGCTGATTCCTCTCGTTGGGATTGGGCAAGTGCCTGCGATTATTGCGCTTGTCGTTTATGCCTTACTCCCTATTTTAAGAAATACATATACAGGCATTCAGGAGGTCGATCCTTCCCTGAGAGAAGCGGCGCTTGCCATGGGAATGAATCACCGCAAACGATTATTAAAAGTAGAGCTGCCTCTGGCCATGCCAGTCATCATGGCAGGTATCCGAACCGGGATGGTTCTCATTGTGGGAACTGCCACACTTGCCGCACTGATCGGAGCTGGGGGATTAGGAAGTCTGATTTTGCTGGGAATTGACCGAAATGATATGTCACTCATTGTCATTGGCGCTATACCAGCAGCCTTACTCGCACTCTTATTTGATGTGGTGCTGCGTACGTTTGAGAAAATTTCTTTTAAAAAGACTGTGATTTCTGTGACGATTTTTGCTGTGATTGCAGGAGCTATTGTCGCAGGCCCATTACTATTTCAACAAGAAAAGAAGGAAATCACCATCGGTGGAAAGCTAGGATCAGAGCCTGAAATTCTGATCTCGATGTATAAGCTTTTAATTGAACAGGATACGGATATTCAAGTCAATCTTAAGCCTGGTCTTGGCAAGACGTCTTTTGTTTTTCAAGCTTTACGTTCTGGTGATATTGACATTTATCCTGAGTTTACGGGTACTGCAATTTCTGAGTTCCTTAAACAAACAGCGAAAAGCACAGATAAAGAAAAAGTGTATGAGCAAGCGCGGCGCGGTTTGGAATCATCCTTTCAGCTCCGCCTTCTTGAGCCGATGGCTTACAACAATACGTATGCTTTAGCCGTGCCTCAGTCGCTAGCTGATCAATATGATGTATCCAATATTTCTGATCTAGCTAAAATCAAGAATCGCATAAAGGCTGGATTCACCTTAGAATTTTCTGATCGACAGGACGGGTATCGAGGTATTCAAAAGACCTATCAATTTTCCTTTGATGATGTAGTGACGATGGAACCGAAGCTTCGGTATCGAGCGATTCAAAAAGGAGATATCAATTTAGTCGATGCGTATTCGACAGACAGTGAATTGAGGCAATACAAATTAAAGGTGCTTGATGATGATCAGCATGTTTTCCCGCCATATCAAGGAGCACCGCTGTTAAGGCAGGAGACATTAACGGAGTACCCTGAGATTGAGGCTTCTCTCAATAAGCTTGGTGGTCAAATCACAGACGATGAAATGAGAGAAATGAATTATGGAGTGAATGTGAAAGGTAAGGATGCATTTCAGGTAGCGAAAGCCTATTTAAAAAAGAAAAAATTACTGCGATAA
- the rpsR gene encoding 30S ribosomal protein S18 has translation MAGGRRGGRAKRRKVCFFTSNGITHIDYKDVDLLRKFVSERGKILPRRVTGTSAKYQRKLTLAIKKSRQMALLPYVTGE, from the coding sequence ATGGCAGGTGGACGCAGAGGCGGTCGTGCGAAACGTCGTAAGGTATGTTTCTTTACTTCTAACGGTATCACGCACATCGATTACAAAGATGTTGATCTTCTTAGAAAGTTTGTTTCTGAGCGTGGTAAAATTTTACCTCGTCGTGTAACAGGAACTAGCGCTAAGTATCAACGTAAATTGACATTAGCGATTAAAAAATCACGTCAAATGGCATTACTTCCATACGTTACTGGTGAGTAA
- the yyaC gene encoding spore protease YyaC — MNSKNGLFFRNRVKEYVSHTDTNAIQQLKSILFSHLQKAGKRPVAIVCIGTDRSTGDSLGPLVGTKLSGLDLKKLHVYGTLSDPVHAVNLKEKLAEIEQAHKHPFIVAIDACLGRVKSVGSFQIGDGPLKPGAGVQKELPEVGDIHINGIVNVSGFMEYFVLQNTRLHLVMSMANTLSESLSHIDQMDWTREKSRSLFAPIQNITGRI, encoded by the coding sequence ATGAATAGCAAGAACGGTCTTTTTTTTAGAAATAGGGTGAAAGAATACGTGTCCCATACGGATACAAACGCCATTCAACAGCTTAAAAGTATTTTATTCTCGCATCTTCAGAAAGCAGGAAAAAGACCCGTTGCCATCGTTTGTATTGGAACAGACCGCTCAACTGGCGACTCTCTAGGTCCACTTGTTGGTACAAAGCTTTCAGGTCTTGATTTGAAAAAGCTTCATGTATATGGCACGCTCTCTGACCCAGTTCATGCGGTCAATTTAAAAGAAAAGCTCGCCGAAATTGAACAAGCACATAAACATCCGTTCATTGTAGCGATTGATGCCTGTTTAGGAAGAGTGAAAAGTGTAGGCTCCTTCCAAATTGGAGATGGACCGTTAAAGCCTGGAGCAGGTGTACAAAAGGAGCTGCCAGAGGTAGGAGATATTCATATTAATGGGATCGTCAATGTGAGCGGCTTTATGGAATACTTCGTTCTCCAAAACACACGCCTTCATCTTGTCATGTCTATGGCCAATACACTTTCTGAAAGTCTATCTCATATTGATCAAATGGATTGGACAAGAGAAAAAAGCCGTTCTCTCTTCGCTCCTATTCAAAATATCACTGGGAGAATATAA
- a CDS encoding ParB/RepB/Spo0J family partition protein yields the protein MAKGLGKGINALFNTVDSNEETVEEIKIKDLRPNPYQPRKTFDEDALSDLKESIQQHGVLQPIIVRKSIKGYDIVAGERRFRAAQQAGLTTIPAIVREFSETLMREIALLENLQREDLSPLEEAEAYASLLDHLSVTQEELAKRLGKSRPHIANHLRLLTLPDEVQKLIADGKLSMGHGRTLLSLKNKNKLAPLVKKIVDEGLNVRQVEKLVQQLNENVPRETKKKEAPKDRVLKERESFLQNYFGTSVSIKKQKKKGKIEIEFLSNEDLERILELLSTRESSE from the coding sequence ATGGCTAAAGGTCTTGGAAAAGGTATTAATGCACTATTTAACACTGTAGACTCAAATGAAGAAACGGTTGAAGAAATCAAAATAAAGGATTTGCGTCCAAACCCGTATCAGCCAAGGAAAACGTTTGATGAAGATGCATTGTCTGATCTCAAAGAATCCATTCAGCAGCACGGTGTTTTACAGCCGATCATTGTCCGTAAATCGATTAAAGGATATGACATTGTAGCAGGTGAACGTCGTTTCCGTGCAGCACAACAAGCTGGTCTGACAACGATTCCTGCGATCGTCAGAGAATTTTCAGAAACGCTCATGAGAGAGATTGCCCTTTTAGAAAATCTGCAACGCGAGGATTTATCTCCATTAGAAGAAGCGGAAGCCTATGCTTCCTTACTAGATCACCTAAGTGTCACGCAAGAGGAATTAGCGAAGCGATTAGGGAAGAGCAGACCGCATATTGCGAACCATCTCCGTCTTTTGACTTTACCGGATGAAGTACAAAAGCTGATTGCAGATGGAAAGTTATCGATGGGTCATGGAAGAACATTGCTTAGCTTGAAAAACAAAAATAAGCTGGCGCCATTGGTAAAGAAAATTGTGGACGAGGGGTTAAACGTACGTCAGGTTGAGAAACTTGTTCAGCAATTAAACGAAAATGTTCCACGTGAAACAAAGAAAAAAGAAGCACCAAAGGATCGAGTGTTGAAAGAAAGAGAGTCTTTCTTGCAAAACTACTTTGGCACTTCAGTGTCGATCAAGAAACAGAAGAAAAAAGGAAAAATAGAGATTGAATTTCTCTCGAACGAAGATTTAGAAAGAATCCTCGAATTGCTTTCTACGAGAGAATCATCAGAGTGA
- a CDS encoding hydrolase, with protein MVNRKDRLTDKEYKIISDHAGNIDNYQQHHTIEIGQQTLTVHDFLKVDHQLYGLTMQPEQSDEFIVAFHCPMPKQMPVTSPQDVHTAAQSLLKTDYAYPIERKSLDGNRDHVFFKGKEYIEQVSQKHPNAGIYLTGQALAGAVCAYVATEQPAVKKAVTFDSPNIWSSLAPSIQQKAQQGQYKRILTEYIQPSHYVGLLNRHDHGVGQVKYTVPPRQQGDVQESVKYKQREIDTFLKSAFASMNIEWNESFDTNAFLALISGSLKGNGYSFHKDGSAQILDEQLDHNTSFTAMLLQEIHSGRAYAQSGLEIIIKSHLLKNSSYDLQSVIEHEVHTIFDKIDGIDESVKDAVQHVKQELKGLVGFGHYDLLSSSDVEALVEEVRMEQHHSSFYSHEKQLIALYTLRDYEQELSSLSRHMYTMGDDYAKADRRLAMQMGIH; from the coding sequence ATGGTCAATCGAAAGGATAGATTAACTGATAAAGAATATAAAATCATATCCGATCATGCTGGAAACATAGACAATTACCAGCAGCACCATACGATAGAAATAGGTCAGCAAACGCTCACTGTCCATGATTTTCTCAAGGTCGATCATCAATTATATGGTTTAACGATGCAGCCGGAACAATCAGACGAGTTCATCGTCGCTTTTCACTGTCCGATGCCAAAGCAAATGCCGGTGACCTCGCCACAAGATGTACACACCGCGGCACAGTCATTGCTCAAAACGGATTATGCCTATCCCATTGAAAGGAAGTCCCTTGATGGCAATCGAGATCATGTCTTTTTTAAAGGGAAGGAATATATAGAGCAAGTCAGTCAGAAGCATCCCAATGCAGGTATCTATCTCACTGGACAAGCCCTTGCCGGTGCTGTTTGTGCTTATGTTGCAACAGAACAGCCAGCTGTCAAAAAAGCCGTCACCTTTGATAGCCCAAATATATGGAGCAGTCTGGCGCCTTCGATTCAGCAGAAAGCGCAGCAAGGTCAATATAAACGGATCTTGACTGAATATATTCAACCCAGTCATTATGTAGGTTTACTCAATCGCCATGATCATGGAGTTGGTCAAGTGAAGTACACCGTACCGCCAAGGCAGCAAGGCGACGTCCAAGAATCCGTTAAATATAAACAAAGAGAAATTGACACCTTTTTAAAATCAGCTTTTGCGTCTATGAATATAGAATGGAACGAATCCTTTGATACAAATGCTTTTTTAGCTCTTATTTCTGGGAGTTTAAAAGGAAATGGGTATTCATTCCACAAAGATGGATCTGCCCAGATTTTAGATGAACAGCTTGATCATAATACAAGTTTTACAGCTATGCTGTTGCAAGAAATCCATTCTGGACGTGCATATGCACAAAGCGGTCTAGAAATTATCATAAAATCCCATTTACTGAAAAATTCATCCTACGATCTCCAAAGTGTGATTGAACATGAAGTACACACTATATTTGATAAAATCGATGGGATCGATGAAAGTGTAAAAGACGCCGTCCAACATGTAAAACAAGAGCTCAAAGGACTCGTCGGCTTTGGCCACTATGATTTATTAAGTTCAAGTGATGTGGAAGCACTGGTAGAAGAAGTGAGGATGGAACAACATCATTCCTCCTTTTATTCACACGAAAAACAACTGATTGCCCTGTACACCTTGAGAGATTACGAACAAGAACTTTCTTCCCTTTCAAGACATATGTACACAATGGGTGATGATTACGCCAAGGCAGATAGGCGCCTTGCGATGCAAATGGGTATTCATTAA
- a CDS encoding ring-cleaving dioxygenase — protein sequence MIRRSLEVKKTEGIHHITAIVGHPQENVDFYAGVLGLRLVKKTVNFDDPGTYHLYFGNEGGSPGTIITFFPWPGAQKGQIGAGQVGVTTYVVPPGAFSFWKERLEQFDISYEMVERFGEAFLSLEDPHGLLIELVERAEGKQNEWTFNGVTPDVAIKGFGGAVLLTSQPEQTMQLLEQTMGFERVGEEEDYVRFRSFGEIGNVIDVNKTPVARGRMGVGVVHHIAWRATDDQDQLDWQRHIAQSGYQVTPVQDRNYFNAIYFRELGGILFEIATDPPGFAHDESVETMGEALKLPPQYEAQRSQIEQIVLPIEVREIKGKGDL from the coding sequence ATGATTAGGAGGTCATTAGAAGTGAAGAAAACAGAAGGAATTCACCATATCACAGCAATTGTAGGACATCCTCAGGAGAACGTTGATTTTTATGCAGGTGTTTTAGGACTTCGTCTCGTGAAGAAGACCGTGAATTTTGATGATCCAGGTACTTACCATTTATATTTTGGAAATGAAGGAGGATCTCCGGGAACGATTATCACGTTTTTCCCTTGGCCAGGTGCTCAAAAGGGACAAATTGGCGCAGGTCAAGTGGGCGTGACGACATATGTCGTACCGCCAGGCGCTTTCTCTTTCTGGAAGGAACGTCTTGAGCAATTTGATATTTCTTATGAAATGGTTGAACGCTTTGGTGAAGCCTTTCTCTCACTTGAAGATCCACACGGCTTGTTGATTGAGCTTGTAGAGCGTGCGGAAGGGAAACAAAATGAGTGGACATTTAATGGCGTTACGCCAGATGTTGCGATCAAAGGATTTGGCGGAGCTGTTTTGTTAACATCACAGCCTGAGCAAACGATGCAGCTACTAGAACAAACAATGGGATTTGAACGCGTTGGAGAAGAAGAGGACTATGTGAGATTTCGTTCGTTTGGTGAGATAGGCAATGTCATTGATGTGAACAAGACACCTGTTGCACGCGGACGTATGGGTGTTGGGGTTGTGCATCATATTGCATGGAGAGCGACAGATGATCAGGATCAGTTAGATTGGCAAAGACATATTGCACAAAGCGGGTATCAAGTGACACCTGTGCAAGATCGAAATTACTTCAATGCCATTTATTTTAGAGAGCTTGGCGGCATATTATTTGAAATTGCGACTGATCCTCCAGGGTTTGCACACGACGAATCAGTGGAAACAATGGGTGAAGCATTGAAACTGCCACCGCAATATGAGGCGCAACGCAGTCAGATTGAACAAATTGTACTGCCTATTGAGGTAAGAGAAATCAAAGGGAAAGGAGATTTATGA
- a CDS encoding DUF951 domain-containing protein, whose protein sequence is MADKAFGLHDVVEMKKPHPCGVNRWIVIRLGMDIRIKCEGCGHSVMIPRRDFERKMKKILVKHEEPTA, encoded by the coding sequence ATGGCAGACAAAGCGTTTGGGTTACATGACGTCGTTGAAATGAAGAAACCCCATCCATGTGGTGTCAATCGGTGGATTGTAATTCGGTTGGGCATGGATATTCGCATTAAATGTGAAGGCTGTGGGCATAGCGTCATGATCCCAAGAAGAGACTTTGAACGAAAAATGAAGAAAATTCTCGTCAAGCATGAGGAGCCAACTGCTTAA
- the rpsF gene encoding 30S ribosomal protein S6: MRKYEVMYIIRPTVDDEAKKAVIERFNNVLTSNGAEITGTKDWGKRRLAYEINDFREGFYQIVNVQSDAAAVQEFDRLAKISDDIIRHIVVKEEV; this comes from the coding sequence ATGAGAAAGTACGAAGTTATGTACATCATCCGCCCAACAGTTGACGATGAGGCTAAAAAAGCAGTTATCGAGCGTTTCAATAACGTGTTAACTTCAAACGGTGCGGAGATCACTGGAACAAAGGATTGGGGTAAACGTCGTCTTGCATACGAAATCAACGATTTCCGTGAAGGCTTCTACCAAATCGTAAACGTTCAATCTGACGCTGCAGCAGTTCAAGAATTTGACCGCTTAGCTAAGATCAGTGACGATATCATTCGCCACATTGTTGTTAAAGAAGAAGTATAA
- the ychF gene encoding redox-regulated ATPase YchF, protein MALTAGIVGLPNVGKSTLFNAITQAGAESANYPFCTIDPNVGIVEVPDERLQKLTELVQPKKTVPTAFEFTDIAGIVKGASKGEGLGNKFLSHIRQVDAICHVVRAFADDNITHVSGKVDPVSDIETINLELILADLETVEKRLARVSKLAKQKDKEAVAEFDILSKLMNAFEAGKSARSVEFTDEQQKLVKQLHLLTSKPVLYVANVSEDEVADHDGNEYVQQIREFASSENAEVIVVCAKIESEIAELEGEEKQMFLEELGIKESGLDQLIQASYSLLGLATYFTAGEQEVRAWTFKKGMKAPECAGIIHTDFERGFIRAETVAYEDLLAGGSMSAAKEAGKVRLEGKEYVVKDGDVIHFRFNV, encoded by the coding sequence ATGGCTTTAACAGCTGGTATTGTTGGCTTACCTAACGTCGGGAAGTCAACGCTATTTAATGCAATTACACAGGCTGGAGCGGAGTCTGCTAACTATCCGTTTTGTACCATTGATCCAAACGTCGGAATTGTAGAAGTTCCAGACGAACGTTTGCAAAAACTAACAGAATTGGTGCAGCCGAAAAAGACAGTTCCGACTGCTTTTGAATTCACTGATATTGCTGGTATTGTCAAAGGGGCTTCAAAAGGTGAAGGTTTAGGGAATAAATTCCTTTCTCACATTCGTCAAGTAGATGCGATCTGTCACGTGGTGAGAGCTTTTGCAGATGATAACATCACACACGTATCAGGTAAGGTTGACCCTGTGTCAGATATCGAAACCATTAATTTAGAGTTGATTTTGGCTGATTTAGAAACAGTTGAAAAACGTTTGGCTCGTGTGAGTAAGCTTGCAAAACAAAAGGATAAGGAAGCGGTAGCTGAATTTGATATTTTGTCGAAGCTAATGAACGCATTTGAAGCTGGGAAATCGGCAAGATCTGTAGAATTTACAGATGAGCAGCAAAAGCTTGTGAAACAGCTTCATTTACTCACATCTAAACCAGTTCTTTATGTAGCAAATGTGAGTGAGGATGAAGTAGCAGATCATGACGGCAACGAATATGTGCAGCAAATCCGTGAGTTTGCTTCTAGTGAAAATGCTGAAGTCATCGTCGTATGTGCGAAGATCGAGTCTGAAATTGCAGAGCTTGAAGGAGAAGAGAAGCAGATGTTCCTTGAAGAGCTTGGCATCAAAGAGTCAGGTCTAGATCAGCTGATTCAAGCATCTTATTCACTTCTTGGTTTAGCTACTTATTTCACAGCAGGTGAGCAGGAAGTACGCGCTTGGACGTTTAAAAAGGGAATGAAGGCACCGGAATGTGCTGGAATCATTCATACGGACTTTGAACGTGGGTTTATTCGTGCTGAAACGGTTGCATATGAAGATTTACTTGCTGGTGGAAGCATGTCTGCTGCAAAAGAGGCTGGAAAAGTCCGTCTAGAAGGTAAAGAATATGTAGTGAAAGATGGAGACGTCATTCATTTCCGTTTTAATGTATAG
- a CDS encoding ABC transporter ATP-binding protein has product MIEFRKVSMQFSDERYAVESVDLEIQKGEFFVFIGPSGSGKTTTLKMINRLISSTEGEIYIKGQKINDYDMYELRWDIGYVLQQIALFPHMTIEENIAVVPELKQWSRNEIKKRVDELMQMVGLDPAMYRHRKPSELSGGQQQRIGVARALAADPEIILMDEPFSALDPLTREKLQDDLLDLQRRIQKTIVFVTHDMQEAMRLGDRICIMKEGKVVQIGRPEELVQHPVNAFVREFVSGAARHVGQQAFELEVLARPMAHEALLGYEVITAHATLDEVLSQLAKHEELAVEKDGERIGLVNRQAVIQFLADSPSERGESHE; this is encoded by the coding sequence ATGATTGAGTTTAGGAAAGTATCGATGCAATTTTCAGATGAGCGTTATGCCGTTGAATCTGTTGATTTAGAGATTCAGAAAGGTGAGTTTTTTGTTTTCATTGGACCTAGTGGAAGCGGGAAAACGACAACATTGAAAATGATCAATCGTCTCATTTCTTCAACAGAAGGTGAGATTTACATAAAGGGTCAAAAAATAAACGATTATGATATGTATGAGCTGCGCTGGGATATTGGGTATGTTCTACAGCAAATTGCTCTTTTTCCTCATATGACCATTGAAGAAAATATCGCTGTGGTGCCAGAGCTCAAACAATGGAGTCGGAACGAGATTAAAAAGCGAGTGGATGAATTGATGCAGATGGTTGGGCTTGACCCTGCTATGTATCGACATCGAAAGCCGTCAGAGCTATCTGGTGGACAGCAGCAGCGTATCGGTGTGGCACGTGCACTTGCAGCTGATCCTGAGATTATCCTGATGGATGAACCATTTAGTGCGTTAGATCCACTAACAAGGGAGAAATTGCAGGATGATCTGCTTGATTTGCAGCGCCGTATTCAAAAGACCATTGTTTTCGTGACGCATGATATGCAGGAGGCGATGAGGCTTGGTGATCGAATTTGTATCATGAAGGAAGGGAAAGTGGTGCAGATTGGTCGTCCAGAGGAATTGGTTCAACACCCAGTCAATGCTTTTGTTCGGGAGTTTGTCTCCGGGGCTGCTCGCCATGTAGGACAACAAGCGTTTGAGCTAGAAGTCTTGGCTAGACCAATGGCTCACGAGGCTCTTTTAGGCTATGAAGTGATCACAGCACATGCCACGCTGGATGAGGTCTTATCCCAATTGGCAAAGCATGAGGAATTGGCTGTGGAAAAGGATGGGGAGCGAATTGGACTAGTGAATCGTCAAGCTGTGATTCAGTTTTTAGCTGATTCACCTAGTGAGAGGGGCGAGTCACATGAATGA
- the noc gene encoding nucleoid occlusion protein, producing MKHSLSRFFGLGDKEHPERETEIEAEIAEHDTLKEEIQELPVDTIMPNRFQPRTIFSEEKIHELATTIHTHGIIQPIVVRPTEEEGKYELIAGERRWRAVQTLHWEKIPAIIKDFTDTETASVALIENLQREELSAIEEAHAYARLLELHDLTQEALAQRLGKGQSTVANKLRLLKLPEEVQQAILEKKISERHARSLVPLKLPELQIALLQEIIEKQLNVKQTEERVVKMLEQKTDRKPKPKRKAFSRDTRIAMNTIRQSLHMVEDSGLKINTEEEEFEEYIQLTIRIPK from the coding sequence ATGAAGCATTCACTCTCACGCTTCTTCGGGCTTGGTGACAAAGAACATCCTGAGCGTGAAACCGAAATAGAGGCAGAGATTGCTGAGCATGATACATTAAAGGAAGAGATACAGGAGCTCCCGGTCGACACAATTATGCCAAACCGTTTTCAGCCACGCACCATTTTTTCAGAAGAAAAGATACATGAGCTGGCCACGACGATTCATACCCATGGCATTATCCAACCTATTGTTGTCAGACCGACAGAAGAAGAAGGAAAATATGAACTGATCGCCGGCGAAAGACGTTGGAGAGCGGTACAGACTCTTCACTGGGAGAAAATCCCCGCTATTATAAAAGATTTTACTGATACGGAAACGGCATCTGTGGCATTGATTGAAAATTTGCAAAGAGAAGAGCTGTCTGCTATTGAAGAGGCTCATGCCTATGCACGTCTTTTAGAGCTTCATGATTTAACACAGGAAGCGCTTGCTCAGCGTCTAGGTAAGGGACAATCAACTGTTGCAAACAAATTAAGACTTTTAAAGTTGCCTGAAGAGGTACAACAGGCCATCCTAGAGAAAAAAATCTCTGAAAGGCATGCACGTTCACTTGTACCCCTAAAGCTTCCAGAATTACAAATCGCGCTATTGCAGGAAATCATCGAAAAGCAGTTGAATGTAAAACAGACTGAAGAGCGTGTAGTGAAAATGCTTGAACAAAAAACAGATCGTAAACCGAAGCCAAAACGTAAGGCGTTTAGTCGTGATACACGAATTGCGATGAATACCATTCGCCAGTCTCTCCATATGGTAGAAGACAGCGGGCTTAAAATAAATACTGAGGAAGAAGAATTTGAGGAATATATCCAATTAACAATTCGGATTCCTAAATAG
- the ssbA gene encoding single-stranded DNA-binding protein SsbA, whose amino-acid sequence MLNRVVLVGRLTKDPELRYTPNGAAVATFTLAVNRTFTNQSGEREADFINCVTWRRQAENVANFLKKGSLAGVDGRLQTRNYENQQGQRVFVTEVQAESVQFLEPKSGGAGSGGYSGGGNSGGQYYGGSQNDQNPFGNEPSQNPYGNQSNQQNRNQGNSFNDDPFANDGKPIDISDDDLPF is encoded by the coding sequence ATGCTAAACCGTGTTGTATTGGTCGGAAGACTAACAAAAGACCCTGAGCTTCGCTACACGCCTAATGGTGCGGCTGTAGCCACGTTTACTCTAGCTGTGAATCGTACGTTTACGAATCAATCTGGAGAGCGTGAAGCCGATTTCATTAACTGTGTTACTTGGAGAAGACAAGCCGAGAACGTGGCTAATTTCTTGAAAAAAGGAAGTCTTGCCGGTGTAGACGGTCGTTTGCAGACAAGAAACTATGAAAATCAGCAAGGACAGCGTGTCTTCGTGACAGAAGTTCAAGCTGAAAGTGTTCAATTTCTTGAGCCTAAGAGCGGCGGTGCTGGTTCAGGTGGATACAGCGGCGGTGGCAATAGCGGAGGCCAGTATTATGGCGGTAGCCAAAACGATCAGAATCCATTCGGAAATGAACCAAGTCAAAATCCATATGGCAATCAAAGCAACCAACAAAATCGTAATCAGGGAAATAGCTTCAATGATGACCCATTTGCGAATGATGGTAAACCGATTGACATCTCCGATGATGATTTGCCATTCTAA
- the soj gene encoding sporulation initiation inhibitor protein Soj, whose protein sequence is MGKIIAITNQKGGVGKTTTSVNLSACLAYIGKRVLLVDIDPQGNATSGIGIEKADVEKCVYDILVDDADVLDVIKTTEVENLDVIPATIQLAGAEIELVPTISREVRLKRALESVKQNYDYMIIDCPPSLGLLTINALTASDSVLIPVQCEYYALEGLSQLLNTVRLVQKHLNTDLAIEGVLLTMLDARTNLGIQVIEEVKKYFRDKVYQTVIPRNVRLSEAPSHGKPIILYDPRSRGADVYLDLAKEVDANG, encoded by the coding sequence GTGGGAAAAATCATAGCGATTACCAACCAGAAGGGCGGCGTCGGGAAGACGACAACTTCTGTTAATTTGAGTGCGTGTTTAGCATACATAGGTAAACGAGTGTTGTTAGTTGATATTGATCCGCAGGGCAATGCCACGAGTGGTATTGGGATTGAGAAGGCCGACGTAGAGAAGTGCGTGTACGATATTTTAGTTGATGATGCAGATGTTCTTGATGTGATTAAGACGACAGAGGTCGAAAATCTTGATGTCATTCCTGCGACGATACAGCTTGCAGGGGCTGAAATAGAGCTTGTGCCTACGATTTCACGTGAAGTGAGATTGAAGAGAGCACTTGAATCTGTTAAGCAAAATTATGATTATATGATTATTGACTGCCCGCCATCACTCGGATTACTGACGATTAATGCGTTAACAGCATCCGATTCCGTTTTAATCCCGGTACAGTGCGAATATTATGCGCTTGAAGGATTGAGCCAGTTGTTAAACACTGTTCGTCTCGTGCAAAAACATTTAAATACGGATCTCGCCATTGAAGGTGTATTGCTGACAATGCTTGATGCACGAACAAATCTTGGGATTCAAGTCATCGAAGAAGTGAAGAAATACTTTAGAGATAAAGTCTATCAGACCGTGATTCCGCGAAATGTAAGACTGAGTGAAGCGCCTAGTCATGGGAAACCGATTATCTTGTATGATCCACGTTCAAGAGGTGCAGATGTCTATTTAGACTTAGCAAAGGAAGTGGATGCGAATGGCTAA